The following coding sequences are from one Phycisphaerales bacterium window:
- a CDS encoding lysylphosphatidylglycerol synthase domain-containing protein → MTAPQPPRRGTRLLVQVLLFCIGLALLAWCIRTALKPENAEHIERLRNAPADLLVSIIALSLTTLFLNAVTFWTAIYPVKRVPFWDIQATNAGAALSNYAPAKLGALLRFIVHNRRNHVPIFTIGAWIGAVSVTMMCALIPVVAAGMWRKAFDAWFLLALFGGLAFTYTTTLLLARAFAGERGLVRLRAISARFRSKLLTRFMHSRAFQNLHAGMTMLAHPWAFGAGVLLRVADLLVQALRFMVAARLLGLELGFEGALIVSGAYFLVSVFSPAGSLGIREWITSQLALFGITQDTMTVMALTVTLSEMAVYVVCGSAGLLYLRPDRFLVRGDAGAQAKEPIAQAIESDHASDRA, encoded by the coding sequence ATGACGGCTCCTCAGCCGCCGCGCCGCGGCACGCGCCTGCTGGTGCAGGTGCTGCTGTTCTGCATCGGGCTCGCCCTGTTGGCGTGGTGCATCCGCACGGCCCTCAAGCCCGAGAACGCCGAGCACATCGAGCGGCTGCGGAACGCGCCCGCGGACCTGCTCGTGTCGATCATCGCGCTCTCCCTGACCACGCTGTTCCTCAATGCGGTGACGTTCTGGACGGCCATCTACCCCGTGAAGCGGGTGCCGTTCTGGGACATCCAGGCGACCAACGCGGGCGCGGCCCTGAGCAACTACGCGCCGGCGAAGCTGGGGGCGCTGCTGCGGTTTATCGTGCACAACCGCCGCAACCACGTCCCCATCTTCACCATCGGGGCGTGGATCGGGGCGGTGTCGGTCACGATGATGTGCGCGCTGATCCCGGTGGTCGCGGCGGGGATGTGGCGGAAGGCCTTCGACGCGTGGTTCCTGCTGGCGCTCTTCGGAGGGTTGGCGTTCACGTACACCACCACGCTGCTGCTGGCCCGGGCGTTCGCGGGGGAGCGCGGGCTCGTGCGCCTGCGGGCGATCTCCGCGCGCTTCCGCTCCAAGCTCCTCACGCGGTTCATGCACTCGCGGGCATTCCAGAACCTGCACGCGGGGATGACGATGCTGGCGCACCCGTGGGCCTTCGGCGCGGGCGTGCTGCTGCGGGTGGCGGACCTGCTGGTGCAGGCGCTGCGGTTCATGGTCGCTGCACGGCTGCTGGGGCTTGAGCTCGGATTCGAGGGGGCGTTGATCGTGTCAGGGGCGTACTTCCTGGTCTCGGTGTTCAGCCCCGCGGGGAGCCTGGGCATCCGCGAGTGGATCACCTCACAGCTCGCGCTGTTCGGGATCACGCAGGACACGATGACGGTGATGGCCCTGACGGTCACGCTGTCGGAGATGGCGGTGTACGTGGTGTGCGGCTCGGCAGGGCTGCTGTACCTGCGACCGGACCGGTTCCTGGTGCGGGGCGACGCAGGGGCGCAGGCAAAGGAGCCGATCGCGCAAGCGATCGAGAGCGATCACGCGAGTGATCGCGCGTAA